A DNA window from Ipomoea triloba cultivar NCNSP0323 chromosome 10, ASM357664v1 contains the following coding sequences:
- the LOC116032604 gene encoding pentatricopeptide repeat-containing protein At1g74600, chloroplastic, which yields MSSVLKRNFKPKILAFGRRFICSVIALETPSVFSDQHGQNCAISDQCCSLEEHSKSPNLALSKTKILHSRFLRAHILDEDYSAIKYLLDGYYKCSRMDYAVKLFDKMAIPYTFCWNLMISGCNKALLFSESWEYFCRMHVSAICMDRFTYGGVLSACEALQSVAFGEQVYGLVMKNGFFSNGYVRSGMIDLFVKSCRFDDALRVFYDFQCDNIICWNTIISGAVKNREYWVAIDKFIQMCTGSLMPNGVTISSVLKACAQVKEFEMGKMLHVWAIKCGCAKDDFVETALIDMYAKGGFMNEAVKEFIQKPVRNVVSWTAMINGFVQNDDYVSVFQLFDEMRKKEVDINSYNISSVLTACAKPVMTIEAMQIHSLIFKAGFYQDSLVKTSLINTYSKIGAGDLSEMVFAETEDLKHIGLWSNMISACSLGWNPSMAIHLFQRMFHEGLKPDEFCCSSVLGIVNCLYLGRQIHSYTLKFGLICDVIVCNCLFTMYSNCYSLLEAYTIFKLIECKDNVSWASMISAFTEHGYIDKSIQLFIEMLSEKIMPDEMTLSAVLAACSTLQSLKIGKEIHGFSLRCRIDESVIADSALVNMYTKCGDLVSARRLFLIMPYKDKFSCSSLIAGYTQNGYIGESFQVFHEMLMNYLHVDAFTISSILRSAAHLNRSGIGTQLHAQSIKWGLESDSSVGTSMVMMYSKCGSIDECCQAFKQIRNPDLISWTAMIVSYAQHGKGVEALKVYELMRKCNIKPDSVTFSGLLSACSHSGLVEEGYFFLNSMKEDYGIEPNYHHYACMVDVLGRSGRLKEAERFIYTMPIKPDALVWTTLLAACKVHGEIQLGKLAGEKIMELEQCGAGTYVSLSNIWADVGQWEEVLKTRSAMRGTGVEKKPGWSYL from the coding sequence ATGAGTTCCGTCCTCAAAAGAAATTTTAAACCAAAAATCTTAGCCTTTGGGCGCAGATTCATATGCTCTGTCATAGCTCTTGAAACCCCGTCTGTTTTCTCAGATCAACATGGACAAAACTGCGCTATATCCGATCAATGTTGCTCCCTTGAAGAACACAGTAAATCACCAAACCTCGCCCTCTCAAAAACCAAAATCCTGCACTCTCGTTTTCTGAGAGCCCACATTTTAGACGAAGATTACTCAGCTATCAAGTATTTGTTGGATGGGTACTACAAGTGTTCAAGAATGGACTATGCAGTCaaattgtttgataaaatggCTATCCCGTATACATTTTGCTGGAACCTGATGATTTCAGGTTGTAACAAGGCTCTATTGTTCAGTGAGTCATGGGAGTACTTTTGTAGGATGCATGTGTCAGCTATATGTATGGATAGGTTTACATATGGAGGAGTTCTGTCTGCTTGTGAAGCTTTGCAATCTGTGGCTTTTGGGGAGCAGGTTTATGGTCTTGTAATGAAAAATGGGTTCTTTTCAAATGGGTATGTGAGGTCTGGAATGATAGATTTGTTTGTGAAGAGTTGTAGGTTTGATGATGCTTTAAGGGTTTTTTACGACTTTCAGTgtgataatataatttgttggaATACAATTATATCAGGAGCGGTTAAAAATAGAGAATATTGGGTTGCTATAGATAAGTTTATTCAAATGTGCACTGGGTCTTTGATGCCAAATGGTGTTACAATCTCAAGTGTATTAAAAGCTTGTGCTCAAGTTAAAGAGTTTGAGATGGGGAAGATGCTCCATGTGTGGGCAATAAAATGTGGTTGTGCAAAAGATGACTTTGTGGAGACAGCTCTAATCGATATGTATGCAAAAGGTGGGTTTATGAATGAGGCTGTAAAGGAATTCATTCAGAAGCCAGTACGGAATGTTGTTTCTTGGACAGCTATGATAAATGGTTTTGTCCAGAATGATGATTATGTTTCAGTGTTTCAGTTATTTGATGAAATGAGAAAAAAGGAGGTGGACATAAATAGTTATAACATCTCCAGTGTGCTCACAGCTTGTGCTAAGCCAGTTATGACTATAGAAGCAATGCAAATCCATTCCTTGATCTTTAAAGCTGGATTCTATCAGGACTCATTGGTTAAAACTTCTTTGATCAATACGTACTCAAAGATTGGGGCAGGTGATTTATCTGAAATGGTTTTTGCAGAGACTGAAGATCTCAAGCACATAGGCTTGTGGTCTAATATGATTTCTGCTTGTTCGCTAGGCTGGAATCCCTCTATGGCAATCCATTTGTTTCAGAGAATGTTTCATGAGGGGTTGAAGCCTGACGAGTTCTGTTGTTCTAGTGTTTTAGGTATTGTGAACTGTCTATACCTAGGAAGGCAGATTCATAGCTACACTCTCAAATTTGGCTTAATCTGTGATGTTATTGTGTGCAACTGCCTTTTCACAATGTATTCCAATTGTTATAGTTTATTGGAAGCttacacaatttttaaacttattGAATGCAAAGATAATGTTTCTTGGGCGTCAATGATTTCTGCTTTTACAGAACATGGTTATATAGATAAATCGATTCAGTTGTTTATAGAGATGCTCTCTGAAAAAATTATGCCTGATGAAATGACATTAAGTGCTGTCCTAGCTGCATGTTCCACCCTTCAGTCTTTGAAGATTGGTAAAGAAATTCATGGCTTTTCTCTTCGATGCAGAATAGATGAGTCGGTCATTGCTGATAGTGCACTGGTGAATATGTACACAAAGTGTGGAGATCTAGTTTCAGCAAGGAGATTGTTCCTTATAATGCCCTATAAAGATAAGTTTTCATGTTCCTCCTTGATTGCTGGATACACTCAAAATGGTTACATTGGTGAATCCTTTCAAGTGTTTCATGAAATGCTCATGAATTATTTGCACGTTGATGCTTTCACAATTTCATCTATACTTCGCTCTGCTGCACATTTGAACCGATCTGGTATTGGTACCCAACTGCATGCCCAAAGTATAAAATGGGGATTAGAATCAGATTCTTCTGTAGGAACTTCAATGGTTATGATGTATTCAAAATGTGGAAGCATTGACGAGTGCTGCCAAGCATTTAAACAAATACGGAATCCTGATTTAATTAGCTGGACAGCCATGATTGTAAGCTATGCTCAACATGGAAAGGGAGTTGAGGCTTTAAAAGTTTATGAGCTCATGAGGAAATGTAACATCAAGCCTGATTCTGTGACGTTTTCTGGTCTTCTTTCTGCTTGTAGTCATTCTGGTTTGGTAGAAGAAGGGTATTTCTTCCTGAATTCAATGAAAGAAGATTATGGGATAGAGCCTAATTACCATCATTATGCCTGCATGGTAGATGTTCTTGGTCGTTCAGGTAGACTGAAAGAGGCTGAAAGGTTCATTTATACGATGCCTATAAAACCTGATGCTTTGGTCTGGACAACATTACTTGCCGCTTGCAAGGTGCATGGTGAAATTCAGCTTGGAAAGCTAGCGGGTGAAAAGATTATGGAACTGGAGCAGTGTGGAGCTGGAACATATGTTTCTTTGTCAAATATCTGGGCAGATGTGGGCCAGTGGGAGGAAGTCTTGAAAACAAGAAGTGCAATGAGAGGAACTGGGGTAGAGAAGAAACCTGGATGGAGTTATTTATGA